Within the Fusarium keratoplasticum isolate Fu6.1 chromosome 1, whole genome shotgun sequence genome, the region AGCTTAAAGCCGCATCACTACCCAGCCAAGCGCTTAGTGAGCTTGCCGAGAAGGCGCAAACTCCAGTACGGCCACCAGCCGGCGTTTCGCCTATTACGCCAAACACAATGGATATCGACAGTCCATCTTCTGAGAGGCTAAGCACGCCTCTGGGGCGATTATCACGAGAATCATTGCCACTAGGGTCGAAAGATGCTGGGTTTGCAGAAGAGGGCCTAGGTGCGACGGAAGCAGACAGTCCTTCTATGTCTGCAAAGCAAACCAAAGCCCCAGACACATCAAAACCAATGACTTCAGAGGAGCACAATGCATGGTTACTGTCTGATCCTCGGTTACGAAAGTCGTCAACCGCCAACCCCGATTTTTTAAAGCAGTTCTATTCGGAGAGCCGATTACACCATCTCTCCACTTGGAAAGCAGAACTGAAGTCAAAGATGCAGCGACTCGCTGCGGAAAAGGGTCTTTCAGGTATCAAGATCAAAAGACGGCCTGGCTCAAGACGATATGTTATGCATGTCGACTTTGACAGCTTCTTCTGTGCGGTTTCCCTAAAAAAGCACCCAGAGTACAGCGACAAACCGACCGTTGTCGCACACGGCACAGGATCAGGATCCGAGATCGCAAGTTGCAACTATCCAGCCAGAGAATTCGGTGTCAAAAATGGCATGTGGATGAAGTCGGCACTTGAAAAGTGCCCCAATTTGAAGGTTCTGCCCTACGACTTTCCTGCGTACGAAGAAGCAAGCCGCCAGTTCTATGAATCGATTATGAGCGTAGGCGGATTGGTACAAAGCGTCAGCATTGATGAAGCTCTAGTCGATATTACTTCCATCGTGATGACGAATACCGGTTCTCAAGGCACTGGACAAGATGGTGGGAACATCAGCAGAGAACGTGACATGGCAGACAGCCTTGCCAGAGGCCTTCGTGAAAAGGTCAAGTCGCAGACGGGCTGTCATGTTTCCGTTGGAATTGGCGCAAATATCCTACAGGCCAAAGTAGCCCTGAGAAAAGCGAAACCTGCGGGACAGTACCAAGTGAAACCAGAGGAGCTACTTGATCTGATTGGAGACCTGAAAGTTGAGCAGCTCCCTGGAGTCGCTCGGAGTATTGGTGGCAAACTTGAAGAAATCGGCATCGTTCACGTCAAAGACATGCGAGATTTATCAAAAGAGCGTCTGACAACAGTGCTTGGCCCAAAGACGGGCGAAAAGCTCTGGGAATACGCCCGCGGTATCGACCAAACGGAGGTCGGAGAGCAACCACCACGCAAATCGGTTTCAGCAGAAGTCAGCTGGGGCATTCGGTTTGTCAACCAAGCGGAGGCCGAGGAGTTTATATATAACCTCTGCAAAGAACTCGAAAGGCGGCTCTTGAAcgagcaggtcaagggcaAGCAGTTGACCATGAAGATCATGAGAAGGTCGATGGATGCACCTCTTGATCCTGCAAAGCATCTAGGTCACGGCAAATGCGATACCTTCAACAAAAGCATCACCTTTGGTGTTCCCACCAACAGCTATCAAACCATTGGCAAAGAAGCCATTGCAGTACTGCGGTCCTTCAAGTTCAGCCCCGGCGATCTTCGTGGACTCGGAGTACAAATGACGAAACTCGAAGCTATCAAAGCGAACGCAGGAGCACCGGATGGAAGTCAGAAGAAACTTGTCTTTACTGCTTTTGCGAAACCGTCTCCCGCCAGGAAGCCGTCTACGACAGAGCAGATTGATGAGATAGACAGCccagagaagccaaagagcaCGCCAAACCGTGAGGTCCAGCTGGACCCGATTGCTGATGATCCCTTGACACCTCGAAAGCAAAGGATACACCCTGCTATGGCTCTTGCCAGGGCCAGTCAAGATGATGCGAAAGCAAAGACTCCTCTCAATATTTCTGGGACGCAGTTCATTATCCCAAGCAACGCAGATCCCTCTATCCTTGCAGAACTGCCGAGTGACATCCGCAGCAAACTCATGGCACAAAAGTCGAGAGCAGCCGAGGTTCGCGCTGAGTCTCCCGCATTGAAGTCGAGGTCTCAGAGCCCGATGCCGCTCGACATGATGCCGTCTCAAGTCGATCCTGAGGTGTTCAATGCACTACCCGATGATATGAAGGCTGAGATTCTCGCTACCTACGGGCAACAGCCAAGGCAGACCACTCCACGTCAGTCCCCCAGGAAAGACCGCACTATCCAGCCAAAGAAGCCCAGTACACCTACGAAACGAGGTGGCGCGAGAGGCTTGTTTAGCAAGGCTCAGCGGCAAAAGGATGCCCAGGCTGGTCTGTTGCAGACTAATTTCCGAGCTGCGGCTTCTGTGGGCGACGCCTTTGAGGAGGAAATCGAAGAACTCGACCCAGAGTTCCTCTCGGAACTACCAGAAGACGTGCGAAAAGAAGTACTTGCTGATCATCGGCGCCGGAAACTGGCCCAACAATCAGGACTTGATGCTCCCTCGCGGAAGCAGAATACTCCTGATCCCGAGGGGCTACTGCCAGGTGGCCAGCGTAGAATTCAGTTCGCCCCAGTGCCACGCAAGGTCACATTTCCAGGTTTAGGGGTCAGTTCTACTCGAGAGGTCAAAGACATGCTAGACGCATGGCACGGCGAGACGAGGAAGGAAGGGCCTCACCGAAGAGATGTTGAAGTTCTGGAAAAGTTTCTTGTGCGAGTGATTCAGGAAGAGCGCGACTTGGAGAAGGCAACCAAGTTGGTCAAGTGGTTGGATGTTCTTGTGGaacaagatggccgagatggaa harbors:
- a CDS encoding DNA repair protein REV1, with the translated sequence MGSVLDKNSSQVRKRIESHTFEDEGGEEYDASSFNGFGDYFRRKKIKLQNLDAEMRESSDKPQIFKGIVAHVTGYTQPPLHVLHREIVQHGGGFLQYLDSKTMATHIIASTLPPKKSVDFSRYRIVKPTWIMESIEAGQLLPWSNYRVLDEGPRQKVLKFDSSGGLTQSTPRPKQGYREQTDGSFYTSQLKAASLPSQALSELAEKAQTPVRPPAGVSPITPNTMDIDSPSSERLSTPLGRLSRESLPLGSKDAGFAEEGLGATEADSPSMSAKQTKAPDTSKPMTSEEHNAWLLSDPRLRKSSTANPDFLKQFYSESRLHHLSTWKAELKSKMQRLAAEKGLSGIKIKRRPGSRRYVMHVDFDSFFCAVSLKKHPEYSDKPTVVAHGTGSGSEIASCNYPAREFGVKNGMWMKSALEKCPNLKVLPYDFPAYEEASRQFYESIMSVGGLVQSVSIDEALVDITSIVMTNTGSQGTGQDGGNISRERDMADSLARGLREKVKSQTGCHVSVGIGANILQAKVALRKAKPAGQYQVKPEELLDLIGDLKVEQLPGVARSIGGKLEEIGIVHVKDMRDLSKERLTTVLGPKTGEKLWEYARGIDQTEVGEQPPRKSVSAEVSWGIRFVNQAEAEEFIYNLCKELERRLLNEQVKGKQLTMKIMRRSMDAPLDPAKHLGHGKCDTFNKSITFGVPTNSYQTIGKEAIAVLRSFKFSPGDLRGLGVQMTKLEAIKANAGAPDGSQKKLVFTAFAKPSPARKPSTTEQIDEIDSPEKPKSTPNREVQLDPIADDPLTPRKQRIHPAMALARASQDDAKAKTPLNISGTQFIIPSNADPSILAELPSDIRSKLMAQKSRAAEVRAESPALKSRSQSPMPLDMMPSQVDPEVFNALPDDMKAEILATYGQQPRQTTPRQSPRKDRTIQPKKPSTPTKRGGARGLFSKAQRQKDAQAGLLQTNFRAAASVGDAFEEEIEELDPEFLSELPEDVRKEVLADHRRRKLAQQSGLDAPSRKQNTPDPEGLLPGGQRRIQFAPVPRKVTFPGLGVSSTREVKDMLDAWHGETRKEGPHRRDVEVLEKFLVRVIQEERDLEKATKLVKWLDVLVEQDGRDGRGQESWRRSVQSVKDAVQGAVKQRGMAPLKL